A window of Gemmatimonadaceae bacterium genomic DNA:
CGCACCCGACGTTGAACGAGTGGAGTCCCACGACGGACATCCACGAGACGGAGGCGGCCCTGAACTTCGCCGTCGAACTGCCAGGGATCGCGCCGGATCAGGTGCAGGTGACGGCCGAAGAGAACATGCTCACCATTCGCGGGACGCGATCGCCGCGGCACGAGGGGAAGATCGGCGCGCGATTCCATCTCATCGAGCGGCATGACGGAACGTTCGTGCGCCGCTTCCAGCTTCCGCCAAATGTCAATGCGTCGATGATCACCGCCGAGTATTCGAACGGCTTGCTCGAGCTCCACATTCCGAACGCGGCGCTCCCGCAGGCGACGGTGATTCAGGTAAAAACCGTCTCGGATCATGCCGAGAACGCATCGGGTGTTGTGCCGCGCCCCGAGGTTCGTGGCGCACTGAAGCCGGGGGCGGCTCCGAACGGGTCGAGCAAGACGTCCCCCCCCGGACATCCTCGTAGCACGTCGTGACCCGGCAGGTCGCCTCGAAGAGCGGCTCCACACTCGGACGGAGTTCCAAGGTTCGGGCATGGGGCTCACCATCTGCCAAAAGGTCGTCGAGGGTCACGGCGGCGCATCGCCGTGACGAGCAGCATCGGCCACGGCGCAACGTTCACCATCGCTCTCCCGGTCACCCAGTCGGGCGCGGAGCCCACCCCATGATGATGCGCGACAGGCACAAGGTCCCGATCACGATCGTCATCTGCGACGATGACGAAGATGACCAGGTGCTGACCGAGCAGGCGCTCA
This region includes:
- a CDS encoding Hsp20/alpha crystallin family protein; translation: MNSTSLPTMPGSSRLLFDFERLLETSFGLQTMRGNAHPTLNEWSPTTDIHETEAALNFAVELPGIAPDQVQVTAEENMLTIRGTRSPRHEGKIGARFHLIERHDGTFVRRFQLPPNVNASMITAEYSNGLLELHIPNAALPQATVIQVKTVSDHAENASGVVPRPEVRGALKPGAAPNGSSKTSPPGHPRSTS